A window of Variovorax paradoxus genomic DNA:
ATACAAAGCGGCGCCTTCGCGGCGGGCGGCGTGCAGACGCTCGCCAGCTTCGACGCGGCGACGACGACCGTGCTCATCCTCAACGGCGACACGCGTTTCATGTCCAACACGCTGACCTTCCAGTACGCCAACACCACGGTGTATCCGGCGGGCAGCTACAGCGGCACGGTGCGCTTCACGGCAACGATGCTGTGACGACCATGAAGGCCACCGCGACCACGGCCTTGCTGCTGCCCGTGCTGCTGCCCGTGCTGCTGGCCGTGCCCGGCCCCGCCGCGGCGCTGGTCGAACGGCTGGACGACTCCGCCTCGCCGAGCGCGCAGGTGCGCGCGCAGGACGACAACTCGCCCGTCACCACGCCGGGCGCCAGCGTCTCGCCCTTCGTGCGCATCGACTTCGGGCGGGTGCACTACCGGCTGGCCACGGCGCGCTACGTGGGGCGGCAGGCGCGCATCTACTACGTGCTGCCCATGGCGGTTCCGGGCCTGCGCTCGCCCGCCGGGCTGCAGGTGAGCTGGCGCACGAACGGCCTGTTCGCCGCCGGCAGCGGGCGCCCCGGCGACCGGGTGCCGGTGTGGAGCGGACAGGTGCGCGACGCGTGGCTCAACGAGGCGCTGGACCTCACGTGGCAGGTCGACGTGCGCGAGGTGCGGCTGTCGCGCGGCATGCCGCTGGGCTTCGAGGCTTATTTTGAAATAGAGACATTGCCATGACACCACCGCATCGGACTTTCGCGCGCGCGCTGCTGGCACTGGCCGCCACGACGGGATGCGCGCTCGCGGCGGCCGCTCCGTTCGAGATCGCGATCATGCCGTCGCGCTTCGAGCTGTCGGCCAAGAGCGGCGCCCGGCTGGGCCAGTCGCTGGACATCCACAACGTGGGCGTCACCCCGACGGAGGTGTCCGTGCGCACGCTGGACTGGAGCTACTCGCCCGAGGGCGAGATCGCCTACCTCGACGCGCTGCAGCCCGGCAGTTGCCGCACCTGGGTGCTGCTGGAGCGCAAGACGGTGAAGGTGCCGGCGCGCGGCAAGGCGGGCTTCCGCTTCCAGATCGAGCCGCCGGCCGACGCGCCGCGCGGCGAGTGCCGCTTCATGCTGGCCATCGAGGGCGTGGAGCCGGCCTACCGCGCGGCCATCGGCCAGGGCGGCTCCAGCCTGAGCCTGCCGGTCACCGGGCGCATCGCGGTGGCGGTGTACGTGTTGCTGAACGGCGCCGAGCCCAAGCTCGCGCTGAATCAGGTCGGCACGCGCGAACTGCAGGGCAGGCGCACGCCCTACGTGACGGTCAGCAACACCGGCGACGCCCACGGCCGCCTCGACGGCAGCCTGGACGCGACCGACGCCACCGGCAAGCGCTTCGAAATGGTGCCCGACGGCACGCCCGTGATGCCGGGGCAGACCCGCCTGATCGCGCTGCAGCCCAAGGCGACGGGTGCCACCGACGGGCCGCCGCCCGCACCGGTGTATCCGCTGAAGGCCAGCGGCACGCTCGACTGGGAGAAAGGCGGCTTCAAGGTGAACGCGGAGTTCCGCTGATGCGGCGTGGGCACGCCCCCTTCGCGGCCAGTGCCCTGCCATGCGCCGCCGCGCTGGTTGCGGCCGCCCTCGTCGCCGTTCATGCCCCGCTGCGCGCCGGCACGTCCACCACCACCGGCCTGGGAACGCCGGCCTTCACCGACCTGAAGTTCACCGTGAACATCGACAAGTTCGTGTTCTTCCGGCTCGGCGACGGCATCTGGCCGGCCGTGAGCGGCAGCATCAACACGGCCGCGTTCACGCTCGCGCCCACTATCCCCGGCGGGCCGACCACGCCCGTCGCCGGCAACAACACGGCCGCCAACTGGAATGGCGGCGCGCCGATGCTGGCGGTGTCGCCCGCAGCGGGTGTCTCGCTGCCGGTGGAGGTGCGCAGCAACGGCGGGCAGATCACCCTGCGCGCCACCGCGAGCACTCCGCTGACCAGCGGCGCCAACACCATCCCGATGTCGGAGATCACCATCGCCACCGACGACCCGACGCTGCCGGCACCCGCGATTCCCAACACCGGCACGGGCGGGACGGTGAACGTCACGCCCACGGCCTTCGGCACTCTCGTGACGCAGCGCGCCGCGAACTGGACCTTCTCGTACGCCAACATCACGAACCGCCCGGCGGGGCTCTACACCGGGCAGGTCACCTTCACGGCCAGCTCGCCCTGACCCCGCTGAAGCAGCCCGGAACCGGCCGTAAGTCACGCCGAGCGGCCATGCCGCAGGGCCAAGTCAGCTTCCGCTGGGATTGCACGCTAAAGCTGCCGGGTTGCCCCATTCCAACTCACCAGGAGCTTTGCATGAACAACAAGAATCCCCGGATGCTGTGGATCGCCGCCTGCCTCGGCCTCGCCGCTTTCGCCGCACAGGCGCAAGTGCCGGCCGACGCGCCGGCCGGCACCACCGTGCAATGCAAGGACGGCAGCTATGCCTCGCCCGACACCAAGGCCGGCGCCTGCCGCGGGCACAAGGGCATCAAGACATGGTTCGGAAAGAGCGCCGCAGCGGCGCCTGCTGCCGCAGCGCCGGCCGTGGAGACCCAGTCGGCCGACGTAGGCAAGACCGGCGTCGCGCCGAGCACCGGCACGGCCACCAAGTCACCCGGCGCGCCCGATCTCACGAAGATGGCGGCCGCGCCCGGCGGCGGTGCCGGCAAGGTGTGGGCCAACGACGAGACCAAGGTCTACCACTGCATGGGCGACCGCTACTACGGCAAGACCAAGAAGGGTGAGTATCTGAGCGAGGCCGATGCCAAGGCCAAGGGCATGCACGCCTCCCACAACAAGGCCTGCTCGTAGCCTGCCCGCGTCATCAGCGCGGCTGGGATTCGACTTCCTTCGTCCAGCGGTCGATCAGCCGCTTGCGCTCGGCAGCCTTGCCGTATTTCTCGAAGTCGTACTTGATGAGCTTCACGTCGGCCATCGACGGGATGCGCGGATCGGGCTTGAAGGTCTTGTTGGCGGGCGACTGCAGGCTGCCCGACTTGCCGCCGATGGACTGGCCCGCGGGGCTCATGAGCCAGTCGTAGTAGCGCCTGGCGTTCTCCTTGTTGCGCGCGCCCTTCACCAGCGCGATGCCGCCGATCTCGTAGCCGGTGCCCTCGCAGGGCGCGGCGGTCTTGACCGGAAATTTGTCATACCGCCAACGCTCGAAGCCGAAGATGAAGCTCACGCCGATGGCCACTTCGCCCTTGGCCACGTTGGGCGCCTGCGCCTGGCCGCTGCGGGTGTAGCTGGTCACGTTGCGGTGCAGCTTCTTGAGGTATTCGAAGGCCTCGTCCTCGCCCATCTGCTGCACAAGGCCCGCGATGATGGTGTAGGCCGTACCGCTGGAGGCGGGGTGCGAGATCTCGATCTCGCCCTTGTATTCGGGCTTGATCAGGTCGGCCCAGCACTTGGGCTCGTGCAGCTTCTTTTTCTTCAGCAGGTCGGTGTTGAAGCCGAAGCCGATGGCGCTGGTGTAGAAGCCGCCCACCATGTTCTGCGACATCGCATATTGGCGCACCGACCAGTCGTACAGGTCGTTGATGTAGGCCGGCCGGTAGGGCTCCAGCAGGCCCTGCTCTGCCGCCTGCAGGAACGGGTCGCCGGTGCCGCCCCACCAGATATCGGTCTTGGGGTTGGCCGCTTCCGCGCGCAGTTGCGCGCCGATTTCGCCGGTGCCCTTGTGGGCCTGCAGCACCTTGATGCCGGTCTCGCGCGTGAAGGCCGCGGCGGCCGCCTCGCACCAGCCCGCGTCGGTACTGCACAGCGCGTTGACGGTGCCCTGCGCGGCGGCGTTCGACGCGCCCAGCAGCGCCGTGCATGCCAAGGCGGCTGCGATGTGTGGAATGGCGAATGGGCGCATGCGGCGTGTCTCCTCGTTGTTCGATGAATGGAAGCCGCAGGATAGCGCCCGCGCGGGTCTTCAGCGCGCGGCCAGCAGCGGCGGCAGGTGCTCGGCCAGCCAGTCCACCACGACGCGCGTCTTCAGCGGCAGGTAGCGGCTGCGCGAGCGGATCACGTGCAGCGCGAAGCCGAAGGGCTGCGGCTCGTCGAACACGCGCACCAGCGTGCCGGCCGCCAGCGCATCGGCGGCGAGCCAGGCCGGCAGGCGCGCCAGGCCCATGCCGCCGATGGCGGCCTCCAGCAGCACCTCGGCGCTGTCGCAGCGCAGGCGCGAGGGCAGCGTCACTTCGGTCGGCTCCGCAGGGCCGCCTTCGGCCGCGTGGAAGCGCCAGGCCGATACCTGCCCGTCGCGCGCGTAGAGCACCGCCTCGTGCGGCGCGGCGAGTTCGGCCACGCCGCGCGGATGCCCGCGCTCGGCCAGGTAGGCGGGCGCGGCGCACAACGCCATCCACTGCATGCCGACCGGCCGCGCGACGAGTTCGTCCGTATCGGCCAGCTCGCCGCTGCGGATGGCCAGGTCGAGCCCCTCCTCGGCCAGATCCACGCGCCGGTCATTGAACGAGAGTTCGAGCGACAGCTGCGGATGCCGCCGCGCCAGCGCCAGCAGCAGCGGCCCCACTTTCAGCCGGCCCAGCATCGCCGGCATGCTCAGGCGCACCAGCCCGGAGGCGGTGCTGCGCGCCACGTCGGCTACGGCCTCGGCCGCCTCCAGCTCGGCCAGCGCGCGGCGGCAGCGCTCGTAGTAGCCGTGGCCTTCCTCGGTGAGGCTCTGGCTGCGCGTGGTGCGCAGGAAGAGCCGCGTGTTCAGGCGCGCCTCGAGCCGCGCGATGCTCTTGGCCACCGCCGAGCGCGTGACATGCAGGCGCTGCGCGGCCAGCGCGAAGCTGCCCGCTTCCACCGCCGCGACGAATTCCTCGATGCCCTGAAGACGTTGACCCATTGGAGACTTTCAAGCACCAGTAAAGCGAAAATTATCCGCCACCGGGTACATGGCATCGTCAATAGCATGAAGGCATCTTTCTTTTCCCCGGAGTCCTCTCATGCAAGAAACCCGAACGCTGCGGCGCTGGCAACTGCCGAAGCTCGGCCGCGCGAATCTCGAACAGGCCGAAGCGCCCCTGCCCGCGCCGGGCGCCAACCAGATCCTGGTGCGGGTCGGCGCGGTGGCGCTCAACTACCGCGACCTGCTGATGGTGCGCGACGGCATGGGCATGCCGCTGGCGCTGCCTTTCACGCCTGGCTCCGACATGGCGGGCACCGTGGTGGCCGCGGGCGAGGGCGTGACGCGCTTCGCGTCCGGCGACCGCGTGCTCGGCACCTTCTGGGGCGGCTGGATCGACAGCCACTGGCAGGCCGGCGCCACGCTGCTCGGCGGCCCGGGACCGGGCATGCTGGCCTCGCACGTGTGCATCGACGCGGACTGGGCCGTGACCGCGCCCGCCACGCTGAGCCTGGCCGAGGCCAGCACCCTGCCCTGCGCCGGCCTCACCGCCTGGTTCGCGCTGGCCGAGACCGGCGGGCTGCGCGCGGGCGAGACGGTGCTCATCCACGGCACCGGCGGCGTCGCGCTGTTCGGCCTGCAGATCGCGCGGCTGCATGGCGCGCGGGCCATCGTGGTCACGGGCAGCGAAGACAAGCGCCAGCAGGCGCTCGCGCTCGGTGCATCGCACGTGCTGGCGCGGAGCAGCGACTGGCCGGCCGAAGTGCGCAGGCTCACGCACGGGCGCGGCGCCGACCATGTGCTCGAGCTCGCGAGCGGACCCAACCTCGACCGCTCGCTGCAGGCGCTCAGGCAGGGCGGGCGCGTGTCGATCATCGGCATGCTCGAAGGCGAGACCCTGAGCGCGTCGTTCTATGCCATGGTGCTGGGCCGCGCCACGGTGCAGGGCATCGGCGTGGGCCACCGGCGCGCCCTGGAAGACCTGGTGCGCGCCGTCGACGTGAACGCGCTCAAGCCGGTGATCGCGGCGCGCTACGCGTTCGATGCATTGCCCGACGCGCTCGATCACCTCGCGCGCGGACCCTTCGGAAAGATCGTGGTCACGCTCTGAAAACGTGAAGGAATGCTCGGTTCGCGAATGCGCGGCCGACGGTGCGAATGCACAAAGCGGAGGCGAACGTGAACAGGTTCCGCCAGGCCGAAAGACATGCGGCGACAGCGCGTTTGCCGTTCCTAGAATCCGCCCCGCGCAAAGGCCGGCGGCCGGCGCAAACCCTCAACTTCAGGATGGAGCGTCATGGAACACAGCACCGGCAAGAAATGGGCGGCCGAGTTCATCGGTACTTTCTGGCTCACGCTCGGAGGCTGCGGCAGCGCAGTGCTCGCGGCGGCCTTTCCAGGTACCGGCATCGGCTTTCACGGGGTCGCGCTGGCCTTCGGCCTCACGGTGGTGACCGGGGCCTATGCGCTGGGGCCGATCTCGGGCGGACACTTCAATCCTGCGGTGTCCATCGGCCTCGCGGCGGCGGGCCGCTTCAGGGCCTCTCAACTCGCGGGCTACATCGTGGCGCAAGTGCTCGGCGCCATCGCGGCGGCGGGCGTGCTTTACCTCATCGCCACCGGCAAGCCGGGCGCGGACATCGGCGGCTTCGCCACCAACGGCTACGGCGAGCACTCGCCAGGCAAGTACGGCATGACCGCGGCGCTCATCACCGAAGTAGTGATGACCGCCGTGTTCCTGATCGTGATCCTCGGTGCCACCGCCAAGCGCGCGGCCGGTGGCTTCGCGGGGCTGGCCATCGGCCTGTGCCTCACGCTGATCCACCTGGTGTCGATCCCCGTGACCAACACTTCGGTGAACCCCGCACGCAGCACGGGCCCGGCCCTCTTCGGGCCGTCCTATGCGGTGTCGGAACTGTGGTTGTTCTGGGTGGCGCCCATCGCGGGCGCCATCGTCGGCGCGGTGATCTACCGTGCACTGCTCAGCAGCAGCAACGACGACTGATCGCTCAGCTGCCGCTGCCCGACTTCACCATCGGCAGCGAAGTCGATTGACCGATCGGCTCGGTGCCGGTCGGGTGCGACGCCGCATAGGCGCCGGCCTGGATGTCGGACACCGGCATCGTCGAGTTCATCGCGGGCGCGCTGGTCGACTGGCCAACGGGCTCGGTGCCGGTCGGACGGGCCGCGGCCATCGCGCCGGCCTGGACATCGGGGTTCACGGGCGAGTTCATCTGCAGCGGATGGAAGTCCGAACCATCGGTGGTTTCGGCCGACGCACCGACAGTGCCCAGCGCCGCGATGGCAGCGAAAGAACCGACGGCGAGAAGCTTGAGGGAAATACGCATGGTGTGTTCTCCTGAGGGCATGTTGTCTCCGGCCTCGTGCCATCACGCGAACTGCGCGTGGCAGGACCTGAGTGCACTCTAGGCACGCAGACTGATGTGAAGGTGAGCGAAGAGTTAGGTGCGGGTGAGAGTCCGCGCCTATCCGTGGCCTTTGGCACTCATCAGTAGGAAACAGACGCAGGCGAAGGCGGGGACGGCGGCAGGTGTACGCGCGCCATCAATCCCGGGCCGTCGTCGCGGTTATGCAGTTCGATGCGCAGACCGTGCCGCTCCGCCGCCGTGCGCGCAATGGCCAGCCCCAGGCCGCTGCCGCCGGCCGCCGCGCCGGGCACGCGGAAGAAGCGGTCGAACACGCGGCCCATCATGGCCTTCGGAATGCCGGGGCCGTTGTCGAGCACGTCGACCACCGCATGGCCGCCGAACTGATGCAGCTTCACGTCGACCACGCCGCCTTCGGGCGCATAGCGCAGCGCGTTGTCGATCAGGTTGTCGAACACGCTGCGCAGCTCGGCCGCCGGCGCGAACACCACCGCGGCGATGCTGCCTTCGAAGCCGATGTCCACGCGCCGCGCATCGGCCACCACCATCAGCTGGCTCACGCTTTCGCGCAGCAGCACTTCGATGTCGACACACTCGCCCGCGGTGCTGCGTTGCGGTGCGTCCTGCCGCGACAGGTTGAGCAATTGCTCGATCAGGTGCTGCGCGCGCGTGACGCCGGCTTCGAGCTGATTGAAGCGCTCGGTCGCCTCGCCGGCCGGCACGTGCGCGCGCAGGTTCTCTATCTGCAGGCCGATGGCGGCCATCGGCGTGCGCAGCTCGTGCGCCGCGTCCTGCACGAAGCGGCGCTGCGTCGCGAAGGCGCTGCGCACGCGGGACAGCAGGTTGTTGAAGGCGCCCACCAGCGGTGCGATCTCTTCGGGCACGCGCGCCAGCGACAGCTCGGTGGGGCTGCGCTCGTCCTGCGAGGCCACATCGCGCGCCACCGCGCGCAGCGAGCGCGAGGCGGCCGACACGATGATCCACAGGATCAGCAGCGCCAGCGGCAGCAGCAGCGTGATCGGCAGGCCCTCGAGCAACGCGCGGCGCAGGGCGCGGCGGCGGCGGTAGTCCTCGTTCTGCAGCACCTGCACGCGCGGCTGGTCGGCGCGCGGGCCGGGCTCGGCCGTGAACACGCGCCAGCTCGACTGCGCATGCGCGCCCGTGCTCACGTCGCTGAAGCCCGCACGGGACTGCAGCGGCACCGCGAGCACCGGCCACGAACTGGCGCGCAGCGTGTGGCCGTCGGGGCTCCATATCTGCACGATGAAGACGCCGCGCGAGAACGCGGCTTCGCCGTCCATCGGACGCGGGATCTTCAGGGGATCGCTGCCGCCGTACGAATCGGCCACCAGGCGCATCTGGTCGTCCATCGCGTTGTGCACGAGGTTGCCGTAGGCCACGAAGGAGAACCAGGCGGTCAGCACCGCGGCGCCCAGGTGCAGCGTGATGAGCCACAAGAGCAGCTGCGTGCGCAGCGAATGCGGCCGCCACCAGCGGCCGCTGCTACGGTCCCCGCCGGTCATAAACCAACGGCCCGTTCGCGAAATGCCGCGGCGATACGAAGTGCGCGAAGGCTAGGGGCGAGCCTCATCATGCAACCACTCGCCATCCCAGCCCTCGGACATTGCGGATCGCGTCGGCGCCGAGCTTGCGCCGCATGCCGTGGATCAGCACGTCGATCGCGTTGCTGGTGACTTCCTCGCCCCAGCCGTAGATTCGGTTCTCGAGCTGTTCGCGCGAGAGGATGGCGCCGGGGCGCTCCAGCAGCGCATGCAGCAGCGCGAACTCGCGC
This region includes:
- a CDS encoding zinc-dependent alcohol dehydrogenase family protein, whose translation is MQETRTLRRWQLPKLGRANLEQAEAPLPAPGANQILVRVGAVALNYRDLLMVRDGMGMPLALPFTPGSDMAGTVVAAGEGVTRFASGDRVLGTFWGGWIDSHWQAGATLLGGPGPGMLASHVCIDADWAVTAPATLSLAEASTLPCAGLTAWFALAETGGLRAGETVLIHGTGGVALFGLQIARLHGARAIVVTGSEDKRQQALALGASHVLARSSDWPAEVRRLTHGRGADHVLELASGPNLDRSLQALRQGGRVSIIGMLEGETLSASFYAMVLGRATVQGIGVGHRRALEDLVRAVDVNALKPVIAARYAFDALPDALDHLARGPFGKIVVTL
- a CDS encoding sensor histidine kinase, whose amino-acid sequence is MTGGDRSSGRWWRPHSLRTQLLLWLITLHLGAAVLTAWFSFVAYGNLVHNAMDDQMRLVADSYGGSDPLKIPRPMDGEAAFSRGVFIVQIWSPDGHTLRASSWPVLAVPLQSRAGFSDVSTGAHAQSSWRVFTAEPGPRADQPRVQVLQNEDYRRRRALRRALLEGLPITLLLPLALLILWIIVSAASRSLRAVARDVASQDERSPTELSLARVPEEIAPLVGAFNNLLSRVRSAFATQRRFVQDAAHELRTPMAAIGLQIENLRAHVPAGEATERFNQLEAGVTRAQHLIEQLLNLSRQDAPQRSTAGECVDIEVLLRESVSQLMVVADARRVDIGFEGSIAAVVFAPAAELRSVFDNLIDNALRYAPEGGVVDVKLHQFGGHAVVDVLDNGPGIPKAMMGRVFDRFFRVPGAAAGGSGLGLAIARTAAERHGLRIELHNRDDGPGLMARVHLPPSPPSPASVSY
- a CDS encoding LysR family transcriptional regulator, with translation MGQRLQGIEEFVAAVEAGSFALAAQRLHVTRSAVAKSIARLEARLNTRLFLRTTRSQSLTEEGHGYYERCRRALAELEAAEAVADVARSTASGLVRLSMPAMLGRLKVGPLLLALARRHPQLSLELSFNDRRVDLAEEGLDLAIRSGELADTDELVARPVGMQWMALCAAPAYLAERGHPRGVAELAAPHEAVLYARDGQVSAWRFHAAEGGPAEPTEVTLPSRLRCDSAEVLLEAAIGGMGLARLPAWLAADALAAGTLVRVFDEPQPFGFALHVIRSRSRYLPLKTRVVVDWLAEHLPPLLAAR
- a CDS encoding ABC transporter substrate-binding protein, encoding MRPFAIPHIAAALACTALLGASNAAAQGTVNALCSTDAGWCEAAAAAFTRETGIKVLQAHKGTGEIGAQLRAEAANPKTDIWWGGTGDPFLQAAEQGLLEPYRPAYINDLYDWSVRQYAMSQNMVGGFYTSAIGFGFNTDLLKKKKLHEPKCWADLIKPEYKGEIEISHPASSGTAYTIIAGLVQQMGEDEAFEYLKKLHRNVTSYTRSGQAQAPNVAKGEVAIGVSFIFGFERWRYDKFPVKTAAPCEGTGYEIGGIALVKGARNKENARRYYDWLMSPAGQSIGGKSGSLQSPANKTFKPDPRIPSMADVKLIKYDFEKYGKAAERKRLIDRWTKEVESQPR
- the aqpZ gene encoding aquaporin Z; the encoded protein is MEHSTGKKWAAEFIGTFWLTLGGCGSAVLAAAFPGTGIGFHGVALAFGLTVVTGAYALGPISGGHFNPAVSIGLAAAGRFRASQLAGYIVAQVLGAIAAAGVLYLIATGKPGADIGGFATNGYGEHSPGKYGMTAALITEVVMTAVFLIVILGATAKRAAGGFAGLAIGLCLTLIHLVSIPVTNTSVNPARSTGPALFGPSYAVSELWLFWVAPIAGAIVGAVIYRALLSSSNDD